The following proteins are co-located in the Armatimonadota bacterium genome:
- a CDS encoding transcriptional regulator — protein sequence MARDALAQGTRLRIMAALSALPEESALEFEALRELLGLTPGNLSAHLRVLEEAGYVAVDKGYVGRRPRTWVRATPEGREAFREELETLLALSGGKG from the coding sequence ATGGCCCGGGATGCCCTCGCGCAGGGCACGCGGCTACGCATCATGGCCGCTTTATCGGCCCTGCCGGAGGAAAGCGCCCTGGAATTCGAGGCGCTCCGGGAGCTCCTGGGCCTCACGCCCGGGAACCTCTCCGCCCACCTTCGGGTCCTGGAAGAAGCGGGATATGTGGCGGTGGACAAAGGGTACGTGGGCCGTAGGCCCCGCACCTGGGTCCGGGCCACCCCCGAGGGCCGGGAGGCGTTCCGGGAGGAGCTGGAGACGCTGCTGGCCTTGAGCGGAGGGAAGGGATAG
- a CDS encoding WbqC family protein — translation MIVAAHQPHYLPWLRYVDKVVRSEVFVLLDDAQYTKNGWQNRNRIKTAQGWTYLTVPVEDPFGKPIVEVRICNRESWRRKHWNALRTNYGRAPYFRRYAEVFEAVYAREWESLWELNLHLLAEILRALGAGTQLVRSSELGVPGRATERLVAICRALGADVYLTGDYAATNHLDVGLFEEAGIEVRLQNWSCPTYRQLFPQAGFLPDLSVVDLLFNEGDRALEILMGRPDRPVPPATRIP, via the coding sequence ATGATCGTCGCCGCCCACCAGCCCCACTACCTCCCCTGGTTGCGGTACGTGGACAAGGTCGTGCGCAGCGAGGTGTTCGTGCTCCTGGACGACGCCCAGTACACGAAGAACGGGTGGCAGAACCGCAACAGGATCAAGACCGCGCAGGGCTGGACCTACCTCACCGTGCCCGTGGAGGATCCCTTCGGCAAACCCATCGTCGAGGTGCGCATCTGCAACCGGGAAAGTTGGCGCAGGAAGCACTGGAACGCCCTGCGCACGAACTACGGCCGGGCCCCCTACTTCCGCCGGTACGCGGAGGTCTTCGAGGCGGTCTACGCCCGGGAGTGGGAGTCCCTGTGGGAGCTGAATTTGCACCTGTTGGCGGAGATCCTCCGGGCGCTGGGCGCGGGCACCCAGCTCGTGCGCAGCTCCGAGCTCGGGGTGCCGGGCCGGGCCACGGAGCGGCTCGTGGCCATCTGCCGGGCCCTGGGAGCCGACGTCTACCTCACGGGCGACTACGCGGCCACGAACCACCTGGACGTAGGCCTCTTCGAGGAGGCGGGGATCGAAGTGCGGCTGCAGAACTGGAGCTGCCCTACGTACCGCCAGCTGTTCCCCCAGGCGGGCTTCTTGCCGGACCTCTCCGTGGTGGACCTCCTCTTCAACGAGGGAGACCGCGCCCTGGAGATCCTGATGGGCCGGCCGGACCGGCCCGTGCCCCCTGCGACCCGGATCCCCTAG
- a CDS encoding GDP-mannose 4,6-dehydratase → MRALVTGGAGFIGSHLVDRLLERGDEVVVLDNLSTGRIQNVRHHLENPRFRFVNDSILNPAVVDELVESCDLVFHLAAAVGVWYIVQNPLQAIQVNVEGTETVLRAAFRHWKKVVLASSSEVYGKATKAPLREDDDRVLGPTTVSRWSYSSAKAIDEHFAWAYAAQGLPVVILRFFNVYGPRIHENGYGTVVARFIRQALLGEDLTVHGDGKQSRCFCYVDDLVAGVLLASEAPEAEGQVFNLGNDREIRIRELAELIRDLAGSASRIVFVPYEDQYGQRFEDTPRRVPDLTRARLVLGYRPQVDLEEGLRRTIGWCRENGFLRHAPPAPAGLRG, encoded by the coding sequence AGCGGGGGGATGAGGTGGTGGTGCTGGACAACCTCTCCACGGGCCGGATCCAGAACGTCCGCCACCACCTGGAGAACCCCCGGTTCCGGTTCGTGAACGACTCCATCCTGAACCCGGCGGTGGTGGACGAGCTCGTGGAGTCCTGCGACCTCGTGTTCCACCTGGCGGCCGCGGTGGGCGTTTGGTACATCGTGCAGAACCCCCTGCAGGCCATCCAGGTGAACGTGGAGGGGACGGAGACGGTGCTGCGGGCCGCCTTCCGGCACTGGAAGAAGGTGGTCCTCGCGAGCTCCAGCGAGGTGTACGGGAAGGCGACGAAGGCGCCCCTGCGGGAGGACGACGACCGGGTCCTGGGGCCCACCACGGTGAGCCGGTGGTCGTACAGCAGCGCCAAGGCCATCGACGAGCACTTCGCCTGGGCCTACGCGGCCCAGGGCCTTCCCGTGGTGATCCTGCGCTTTTTCAACGTGTACGGCCCCCGCATCCACGAGAACGGCTACGGGACGGTGGTGGCCCGGTTCATCCGGCAGGCCCTGCTTGGCGAGGACCTCACCGTGCACGGGGACGGCAAACAATCCCGCTGCTTCTGCTACGTGGACGACCTGGTGGCCGGGGTGCTGCTGGCCTCGGAGGCTCCGGAGGCGGAAGGACAGGTCTTCAACCTCGGCAACGACCGGGAGATCCGCATCCGCGAGCTCGCGGAGCTGATCCGGGACCTCGCGGGCAGTGCGTCCCGCATCGTGTTCGTGCCCTACGAGGACCAATACGGCCAGCGGTTCGAGGACACGCCCCGGCGGGTGCCGGACCTCACCCGGGCCCGCCTGGTCCTGGGCTACCGACCCCAGGTGGACCTGGAGGAGGGGTTGCGCCGGACCATCGGGTGGTGTCGGGAGAACGGCTTTTTGCGGCACGCCCCCCCTGCGCCCGCGGGACTCCGGGGATGA